One genomic segment of Microbacterium sp. ProA8 includes these proteins:
- a CDS encoding ABC transporter ATP-binding protein — translation MTIAEFAHVTRRYGDLVAVDDVSLEIDPGVIVGLLGPNGAGKTTLLSLLQGLRRPTSGRVTLFGADPSDAHARRLLGSTPQETALPDTLRVGEVLDYVGGHFADRAPTGELAVEFGLDELLRRQCGSLSGGQKRRVAVALAFVGRPRLVLLDEPTTGLDVDARRTLWAAIRRQHEAGATVVVTSHYLEEIEALAQRVVVLGDGRVLADDTVAHVTSRVGVSRVELSSSDSGAIAALPSVVQHESAEGREMLTVTDADAFVRELVGSGADFRALAVRGATLEEAFLALTEASAPGSGLAAASLRKDVV, via the coding sequence ATGACCATCGCCGAGTTCGCACACGTCACACGTCGCTACGGAGACCTCGTCGCCGTCGACGACGTCAGCCTCGAGATCGACCCCGGCGTCATCGTCGGGCTCCTCGGGCCCAACGGGGCGGGCAAGACCACGCTTCTCTCGCTGCTGCAGGGTCTGCGCCGCCCGACCTCCGGGCGGGTGACGCTGTTCGGCGCAGACCCCTCCGACGCGCACGCGCGACGCCTGCTCGGATCGACCCCGCAGGAGACCGCACTGCCCGACACGCTGCGCGTCGGCGAGGTGCTCGACTACGTCGGCGGACACTTCGCCGATCGGGCGCCGACGGGGGAGCTGGCCGTGGAGTTCGGTCTCGACGAGCTGCTGCGGCGGCAGTGCGGGTCGCTCTCCGGCGGCCAGAAGAGACGTGTCGCGGTCGCCCTCGCGTTCGTCGGGCGCCCGCGGCTCGTCCTCCTCGACGAACCGACCACCGGCCTCGACGTGGATGCGCGCCGCACGCTGTGGGCCGCCATCCGTCGCCAGCACGAGGCGGGTGCGACGGTCGTCGTCACCAGCCACTACCTCGAAGAGATCGAGGCGCTCGCCCAGCGCGTCGTGGTGCTCGGAGACGGGCGCGTGCTCGCCGACGACACCGTCGCGCACGTGACCTCGCGCGTCGGCGTCAGTCGCGTCGAGCTCTCCTCGTCCGACAGCGGCGCGATCGCCGCGCTCCCCAGCGTCGTGCAGCACGAGAGCGCGGAGGGGCGCGAGATGCTCACCGTGACCGACGCCGATGCGTTCGTGCGGGAGCTGGTGGGGTCGGGCGCCGACTTCCGCGCTCTCGCCGTGCGGGGAGCCACGCTCGAGGAGGCCTTCCTCGCGCTCACCGAGGCGTCCGCGCCGGGCTCGGGCCTCGCGGCGGCCTCCCTCCGGAAGGACGTCGTATGA
- a CDS encoding ABC transporter permease — protein MTSMPTAAPATRRTDGRTPPSTLRLTTLHAKYVLIETFRVPIAVIGTIVFPAVSLLFFVVPQRAVADHPLYATQAVISVCVFAVMANALFSFGLTISENREKPWDPYLRTLPAPGLARVLAQILSTGALGIVAIVPVVVVGGLFTAAEAPPLRIVAGLVALAVSAVPFMLIGTAVGYAFPFKAAIAVVQIVMFALAFIGGLFLPPILFADWLNAISKFTPSRQAREFVIWAVSGGPLEWWVWVGIVVWTVAMLVISLLLYQRDEGKRYR, from the coding sequence ATGACCAGCATGCCCACCGCCGCACCGGCGACCCGTCGAACCGACGGGCGAACGCCGCCGTCGACCCTGCGCCTCACGACGCTGCACGCGAAGTACGTTCTCATCGAGACGTTCCGTGTGCCGATCGCCGTGATCGGGACCATCGTCTTCCCGGCCGTCTCGCTGCTGTTCTTCGTCGTGCCCCAGCGCGCGGTCGCCGACCACCCGCTCTACGCGACGCAGGCCGTCATCTCGGTGTGCGTGTTCGCGGTCATGGCGAACGCGCTGTTCTCGTTCGGGCTCACGATCTCGGAGAACCGCGAGAAGCCGTGGGATCCGTACCTGCGGACGCTGCCCGCGCCGGGGCTCGCCCGTGTGCTGGCCCAGATCCTCTCCACCGGCGCACTGGGGATCGTGGCCATCGTGCCCGTGGTGGTCGTCGGCGGACTCTTCACTGCGGCCGAAGCACCGCCGCTGCGGATCGTCGCGGGACTCGTGGCGCTCGCGGTCTCGGCCGTGCCGTTCATGCTGATCGGCACGGCGGTCGGCTACGCCTTCCCCTTCAAGGCGGCGATCGCCGTCGTCCAGATCGTGATGTTCGCCCTGGCGTTCATCGGCGGCCTGTTCCTGCCTCCGATCCTCTTCGCCGACTGGCTCAACGCGATCTCGAAGTTCACGCCGTCGCGGCAGGCACGCGAGTTCGTGATCTGGGCCGTCTCCGGCGGGCCGCTCGAGTGGTGGGTGTGGGTCGGGATCGTGGTGTGGACGGTCGCGATGCTCGTCATCTCGCTGCTGCTCTACCAGCGCGACGAGGGCAAGCGCTACCGCTGA
- a CDS encoding glycosyl hydrolase 53 family protein — protein sequence MMRLFHRRPVRSTLAAVAASVILVAGLAVAGAAAADETDGPVDAGIFVDKVEGLADDFAMGVDVSTVLSLEESGVVFRDAAGQPADLFDVLADNGVNSVRIRVWNDPYDAAGRGYGGGTVDVDRAVEIGQRATGAGLDVLVDFHYSDFWADPGRQLAPKAWEALTDAETVTALHDFTADALQRFEDAGVDVRMVQIGNETNNAIAGHTRPGREIDAQFAALISAGSAAVREVLPDALVAVHFTNPETAGRYATYAAGLASFGVDYDVFASSYYPYWHGGIDNLTAVLSDIATSYGKKVMVAETSWARTLEDGDGYPNVIGAGGTTDQYPVSVQGQAWELRDVIAAVAAVGEAGIGVYYWEPAWLPVGPASEFEANRVLWEQFGSGWATSAASDYDPVHVGEYYGGSAWDNQSLFAWDGTPLESLKTFQYVRTGAVAPREIVSIQEVTLSVVDGAPIELPAAVAVQFNDGTTEHHGVQWSDAAAWIRGPGRYEIPGRTDSGLAVTASVTVETANFVVNPGFESADMSAWSLTAPAARTETADAFAGDYAVTFWNGAAYQTSATQTLTGVPAGTYVLQATTQGTNSPATDTRTLRATTSEGSWSAPLEFTVWNDFRTAEVPGIVVGADGVVEIAAEFSLTAGAWGVLDEVRLVEAASTGGGDVDTASLERALAAAASVDRERYTDTSLARLDDAVAVGEVVLAGSQATAADVKAATKLVDKAVSQLKKAKS from the coding sequence ATGATGCGTCTCTTCCACCGCCGCCCCGTGCGGTCCACACTCGCCGCTGTCGCGGCATCCGTCATCCTCGTCGCGGGCCTCGCCGTGGCGGGCGCGGCCGCTGCCGACGAAACCGACGGGCCGGTGGACGCCGGCATCTTCGTCGACAAGGTCGAAGGTCTCGCCGACGACTTCGCGATGGGCGTCGACGTCTCCACCGTGCTCTCGCTCGAGGAGAGCGGCGTGGTGTTCCGGGATGCCGCGGGGCAGCCTGCCGACCTCTTCGACGTGCTCGCCGACAACGGCGTCAACTCCGTGCGCATCCGCGTGTGGAACGACCCGTACGACGCCGCGGGGCGAGGCTACGGCGGCGGCACCGTCGACGTCGATCGCGCCGTCGAGATCGGGCAGCGTGCCACCGGCGCGGGGCTGGACGTGCTCGTCGACTTCCACTACTCGGACTTCTGGGCCGACCCCGGGCGTCAGCTCGCGCCGAAGGCCTGGGAGGCGCTCACCGACGCCGAGACCGTGACGGCGCTGCACGACTTCACCGCCGACGCGCTCCAGCGCTTCGAAGACGCCGGCGTCGACGTGCGCATGGTGCAGATCGGCAACGAGACCAACAACGCCATCGCGGGCCACACCCGGCCGGGTCGGGAGATCGACGCGCAGTTCGCGGCGCTGATCTCGGCCGGCAGCGCCGCCGTCCGGGAGGTGCTTCCCGACGCGCTCGTCGCGGTGCACTTCACCAATCCCGAGACGGCGGGCCGGTATGCCACTTACGCGGCGGGCCTGGCGTCTTTCGGTGTCGACTACGACGTCTTCGCGAGCTCGTACTACCCCTACTGGCACGGCGGCATCGACAACCTCACCGCGGTCCTGTCGGACATCGCCACGTCGTACGGCAAGAAGGTCATGGTCGCCGAGACCAGCTGGGCACGCACGCTGGAAGACGGCGACGGCTACCCGAACGTCATCGGCGCCGGCGGCACCACCGATCAGTACCCCGTGAGCGTGCAGGGGCAGGCGTGGGAGCTCCGCGACGTGATCGCGGCGGTCGCCGCCGTGGGCGAGGCCGGAATCGGCGTGTACTACTGGGAGCCGGCGTGGCTTCCCGTCGGCCCGGCGTCAGAGTTCGAGGCCAACCGCGTGCTGTGGGAGCAGTTCGGCTCGGGCTGGGCGACGAGCGCCGCGAGCGACTACGACCCGGTCCACGTGGGCGAGTACTACGGCGGGTCGGCGTGGGACAACCAGTCGCTGTTCGCGTGGGACGGCACCCCGCTCGAGTCGCTCAAGACCTTCCAGTACGTGCGCACCGGGGCCGTCGCGCCCCGCGAGATCGTCTCGATCCAGGAGGTGACGCTCAGCGTCGTCGACGGCGCGCCGATCGAGCTGCCCGCTGCCGTCGCGGTCCAGTTCAACGACGGCACCACCGAGCACCACGGCGTGCAGTGGAGCGACGCGGCCGCGTGGATCCGCGGCCCCGGCCGGTACGAGATTCCCGGACGGACCGACAGCGGGCTCGCGGTCACGGCGAGCGTGACCGTGGAGACGGCGAACTTCGTGGTGAACCCCGGATTCGAAAGCGCCGACATGAGCGCGTGGTCGCTGACCGCGCCCGCCGCCCGCACCGAGACGGCCGACGCATTCGCGGGCGACTACGCAGTGACGTTCTGGAACGGCGCCGCGTACCAGACGTCGGCGACGCAGACCCTCACCGGTGTTCCGGCGGGCACCTACGTGCTGCAGGCGACGACCCAGGGCACGAACAGCCCTGCGACCGATACGCGCACCCTCCGTGCGACCACGTCGGAGGGATCGTGGAGCGCACCGCTGGAGTTCACCGTGTGGAACGACTTCCGCACCGCCGAGGTGCCCGGGATCGTCGTGGGAGCCGATGGCGTGGTGGAGATCGCCGCAGAGTTCTCCCTCACGGCCGGAGCCTGGGGTGTGCTCGACGAGGTGCGACTCGTGGAGGCCGCCTCGACCGGCGGCGGCGATGTCGACACCGCCTCACTGGAGCGCGCACTCGCGGCGGCGGCATCCGTCGATCGCGAGCGGTACACGGACACCTCGCTCGCGCGGCTCGATGACGCCGTCGCGGTGGGCGAGGTCGTCCTCGCCGGTTCCCAGGCCACGGCCGCCGATGTGAAGGCGGCCACCAAGCTCGTCGACAAGGCGGTGAGCCAGCTGAAGAAGGCGAAGTCGTAG
- a CDS encoding aldo/keto reductase, with amino-acid sequence MTVPSVTLNDGSTIPQLGYGVFKVPPADTERAVTEALEVGYRHIDTAAIYGNEEGVGAAIAASGIPRDELFITTKLWNDRHDGDEPNAAIAESLDRLGLERVDLYLVHWPAPARDNYLHAWEKLIELRDAGLTRSIGVSNHLVPHLEKIVSATGVAPAVNQIELHPAYQQRDITDWAAAHDVRIESWGPLGQGKYDLFDAAPVATAAAAHDRTPAQAVLRWHLQKGFIVFPKSVRRERLEENLDVFGFELTDDEMAAIDAMDAGDGSGRVSAHPDEVN; translated from the coding sequence ATGACAGTCCCCAGCGTGACCTTGAACGACGGCAGCACCATCCCGCAGCTCGGCTACGGCGTCTTCAAGGTGCCGCCGGCCGACACGGAGCGGGCCGTCACCGAGGCGCTCGAGGTCGGCTACCGTCACATCGACACGGCGGCGATCTACGGCAACGAGGAGGGCGTGGGTGCGGCGATCGCCGCGAGCGGCATCCCGCGCGACGAGCTGTTCATCACCACGAAGCTCTGGAACGACCGTCACGACGGCGACGAGCCGAACGCCGCCATCGCCGAGAGCCTCGACAGGCTCGGGCTCGAGCGCGTCGATCTCTACCTGGTGCACTGGCCGGCGCCCGCGCGCGACAACTACCTGCACGCGTGGGAGAAGCTCATCGAGCTGCGGGATGCCGGCCTCACGCGCAGCATCGGCGTCTCGAACCACCTGGTGCCTCACCTCGAGAAGATCGTCTCGGCCACCGGCGTCGCGCCCGCCGTGAACCAGATCGAGCTGCACCCCGCCTACCAGCAGCGCGACATCACCGACTGGGCAGCGGCCCACGACGTGAGGATCGAGTCGTGGGGTCCGCTCGGACAGGGCAAGTACGACCTCTTCGACGCAGCCCCCGTGGCGACCGCGGCGGCGGCGCACGACAGGACTCCCGCGCAGGCTGTGCTGCGCTGGCACCTGCAGAAGGGCTTCATCGTCTTCCCGAAGTCGGTGCGCCGCGAGCGCCTCGAGGAGAACCTCGACGTCTTCGGCTTCGAGCTCACCGACGACGAGATGGCCGCCATCGACGCGATGGACGCGGGGGACGGCAGCGGTCGCGTCAGCGCGCACCCCGACGAGGTGAACTGA
- a CDS encoding transcriptional regulator — MSELDPVIHAAARLRITAALATLDAGESITFPRLQELLDMTAGNLSTHLRKLEEAGYVAVDKTHRGRTPVTYLALTKQGRRAFEDYVETLRSVLGESA; from the coding sequence ATGAGTGAGCTCGATCCTGTCATCCACGCCGCCGCGCGACTGCGCATCACCGCGGCGCTGGCGACGCTCGATGCGGGCGAGAGCATCACCTTCCCGCGCCTGCAGGAACTGCTCGACATGACCGCCGGGAATCTGTCGACGCACCTGCGCAAGCTCGAGGAGGCGGGGTACGTCGCGGTCGACAAGACCCACCGCGGGCGCACGCCGGTGACGTATCTGGCTCTCACCAAACAGGGGCGACGCGCCTTCGAGGACTACGTCGAGACCCTCCGATCCGTGCTGGGAGAATCCGCATGA
- a CDS encoding DUF255 domain-containing protein, translated as MNPRLAEATSPYLRAHAGNPVAWFPWGEEAFAEARRRDVPVMVSIGYSTCHWCHVMARESFEDAATAAELDGGFVSIKVDREEHPEVDAAYMAAAAAFTPSLGWPLTVFTTPEGRPFYAGTYFPPQPRAGMPAFRQVLAAVQEAWTERRDQIDETADAVAGALAEVRDAAPAPEDPAAEPVAAPVADDLVAAAHALAAREDRRHGGFGDPGSNAPKFPVATALRFLQTRLVREQAAEASAVADRALAAMASSPLRDPVEGGFFRYATRPDWTVPHYERMLTDNAQLLDVAMDAAPVDAALDQQDVARGIAGFLIDVLQQPGGGFGAAQDSESWIDGARSEGGYYFRDAAGRAPLEPPAVDGKVVSGWNGLAIGALARAGARLAEASWIEAARWAADAVLETNVAPDGRLLRASLDEIPSRAHATLADHGQLAGGLLALAVATGEVAYAVRARELVDSCVAPDGHVTVPGGGDPVLTRQGIGAPDAASDADEPSGPAALAEAAAALWTLGAGEQYRALAERLVSTHASAAVAQPLAYGALLRVATSLAGAPRQVVVVTTDAAIAIAAAARGIRADVVSIVSPEQVAAWEGAGFGLFADKALRDGWATAYDCRDFACRLPVTDPADLRA; from the coding sequence GTGAACCCACGTCTCGCGGAAGCGACGAGCCCGTATCTGAGAGCCCACGCGGGCAATCCGGTCGCGTGGTTCCCGTGGGGCGAGGAGGCGTTCGCCGAGGCGCGGCGCCGCGACGTGCCGGTGATGGTGTCGATCGGCTACTCGACCTGCCACTGGTGCCACGTGATGGCGCGCGAGTCGTTCGAGGACGCCGCGACCGCAGCGGAGCTCGACGGCGGCTTCGTGTCGATCAAGGTCGACCGCGAGGAGCACCCGGAGGTCGATGCGGCGTACATGGCGGCGGCCGCCGCGTTCACCCCGAGCCTCGGGTGGCCGCTCACGGTGTTCACGACACCCGAGGGCCGGCCGTTCTACGCGGGCACCTACTTCCCGCCGCAGCCGCGCGCCGGCATGCCCGCCTTCCGGCAGGTGCTCGCTGCGGTGCAGGAGGCGTGGACCGAACGGCGCGACCAGATCGATGAGACCGCCGACGCCGTCGCCGGCGCCCTGGCCGAGGTGCGCGACGCGGCCCCCGCGCCCGAAGACCCGGCCGCTGAGCCTGTCGCAGCGCCCGTCGCCGACGACCTCGTCGCAGCAGCGCACGCTCTCGCCGCCCGCGAGGACCGGCGCCACGGCGGATTCGGCGACCCCGGGTCGAACGCCCCCAAGTTCCCGGTGGCCACAGCGCTGCGGTTCCTGCAGACCCGCCTTGTCCGTGAACAGGCGGCGGAGGCCTCCGCCGTCGCCGACCGGGCCCTCGCGGCCATGGCCTCATCGCCGCTGCGGGACCCCGTCGAGGGAGGCTTCTTCCGCTACGCGACCCGTCCCGACTGGACCGTGCCTCACTACGAGCGCATGCTCACCGACAACGCCCAGCTGCTCGACGTGGCCATGGACGCAGCGCCGGTGGACGCGGCACTCGACCAGCAGGATGTCGCGCGCGGCATCGCCGGGTTCCTCATCGACGTCCTCCAGCAGCCGGGCGGCGGCTTCGGCGCCGCGCAGGACTCGGAGTCGTGGATCGACGGCGCCCGGAGCGAGGGCGGCTACTACTTCCGCGACGCCGCCGGGCGCGCCCCGCTCGAGCCGCCCGCCGTGGACGGCAAGGTGGTGAGCGGCTGGAACGGGCTCGCGATCGGCGCGCTCGCCCGTGCGGGCGCGCGCCTCGCCGAGGCGTCGTGGATCGAGGCCGCGCGCTGGGCGGCCGATGCCGTTCTCGAGACGAACGTCGCGCCCGACGGCCGGCTGCTGCGCGCCTCGCTCGACGAGATCCCGTCACGGGCGCACGCGACCCTCGCCGACCACGGCCAGCTCGCGGGCGGGCTCCTCGCCCTCGCGGTGGCGACGGGCGAGGTCGCCTATGCGGTCCGGGCGCGGGAGCTCGTCGACTCGTGCGTGGCACCAGACGGTCACGTCACGGTGCCCGGCGGAGGAGACCCGGTGCTGACACGGCAGGGGATCGGCGCGCCGGATGCCGCCTCCGACGCCGACGAGCCCTCGGGGCCGGCGGCGCTCGCCGAAGCAGCAGCGGCGCTGTGGACGCTCGGCGCCGGCGAGCAGTACCGCGCTCTCGCCGAGCGGCTCGTCTCGACGCACGCGTCCGCCGCCGTCGCGCAGCCGCTCGCGTACGGCGCGCTGCTGCGGGTCGCCACGAGCCTGGCCGGCGCGCCGCGGCAGGTCGTGGTCGTGACGACGGACGCCGCGATCGCGATCGCGGCCGCGGCCCGCGGCATCCGTGCCGACGTCGTCAGCATCGTCTCGCCCGAGCAGGTCGCCGCGTGGGAGGGCGCCGGGTTCGGGCTGTTCGCCGACAAGGCGCTGCGCGACGGGTGGGCGACCGCCTACGACTGCCGCGATTTCGCGTGCCGGCTGCCGGTCACCGACCCGGCCGACCTGCGGGCCTAG
- a CDS encoding glycosyltransferase family 39 protein: MTDAPLPAAGQHGVDPHGVDQHGVDQHGVDQHSADPPAAPLLPPARPSLYDRFARRLSEDARARRLYAWLGPAIVLVIAAVLRLWNLAAAHDLMNQFDETYYVKDAWTLLNLGYEASWPGDGNERFLSGEPDVFTTNPAFVVHPPLGKWLIALGMMVLGPESGWGWRITTALLGIAAVLVLMLIAKRLTKSTTFAVVAGLLMAVDGLAISMSRVALLDTSLTFFVLLAFLFVLRDRERTMARIAEAVAARHDGDDPSTVRQTSWGPLLWNRPWLIAAGAALGAATAVKWSGAWVLAGLGIYLVVTDALARRRAGVAYWPTDAVRQGLVTFLLFVPVAVLVYLASWTGWLVTDGGYDRHAGSNPLESLWLYHVAMYTSTAGITSAHAYASPAWQWPLLIRPTGVYYHHDAVGVNGCTVPNGCSEVIATMPNPLIWYAGVVAVLYLAYRFVVSRDWRYALVLTGIAVTYVPWLFLPSRTVFQFYTVLILPFMLLALTFALKDIAGPPTADTYRRLTGQRLVLVFLGVALALSAFWYPVISAVNVPYDFWHMHMWLDSWV, encoded by the coding sequence GTGACGGATGCCCCGCTGCCCGCTGCCGGCCAGCACGGCGTCGACCCGCACGGTGTTGACCAGCACGGTGTTGACCAGCACGGTGTTGACCAGCACAGTGCCGACCCGCCCGCCGCGCCGCTCCTCCCCCCGGCACGACCGAGTCTCTACGACCGCTTCGCTCGCCGCCTGAGCGAGGACGCGCGCGCCCGGCGGCTGTACGCCTGGCTGGGGCCGGCGATCGTCCTGGTGATCGCCGCCGTGCTGCGCCTCTGGAACCTCGCCGCCGCGCACGACCTGATGAACCAGTTCGACGAGACGTACTACGTCAAGGACGCCTGGACGCTGCTGAACCTCGGGTACGAGGCATCCTGGCCCGGCGACGGCAACGAGAGGTTCCTGTCGGGCGAGCCCGACGTGTTCACCACGAATCCGGCGTTCGTGGTGCATCCGCCGCTCGGCAAGTGGCTCATCGCCCTGGGCATGATGGTGCTCGGTCCCGAGTCCGGGTGGGGCTGGCGCATCACGACCGCGCTGCTCGGCATCGCCGCGGTGCTGGTGCTGATGCTCATCGCGAAGCGCTTGACGAAGTCGACCACCTTCGCCGTCGTCGCGGGGCTCCTCATGGCCGTCGACGGCCTCGCGATCTCGATGAGCCGCGTCGCGTTGCTCGACACCTCGCTGACCTTCTTCGTGCTGCTCGCCTTCCTGTTCGTGCTGCGCGATCGCGAGCGGACGATGGCGCGCATCGCCGAGGCGGTCGCCGCACGCCACGACGGCGACGACCCGTCGACGGTGAGACAGACGTCGTGGGGACCTCTGCTGTGGAACCGGCCCTGGCTCATCGCGGCCGGTGCGGCACTGGGGGCCGCGACCGCGGTCAAGTGGTCGGGCGCGTGGGTGCTGGCGGGTCTCGGCATCTACCTCGTGGTGACGGATGCGCTGGCCCGCCGGCGGGCGGGGGTGGCGTACTGGCCGACGGATGCCGTGCGCCAGGGTCTCGTCACCTTCCTGCTGTTCGTCCCCGTCGCGGTGCTGGTGTACCTGGCGTCGTGGACCGGCTGGCTCGTCACCGACGGCGGGTACGACCGTCATGCCGGGAGCAATCCGCTCGAGAGCCTCTGGCTCTACCACGTGGCGATGTACACATCGACCGCGGGGATCACCTCCGCGCACGCGTATGCGAGCCCCGCCTGGCAGTGGCCGCTGCTGATCCGGCCGACCGGCGTGTACTACCACCACGATGCGGTCGGCGTGAACGGATGCACCGTTCCGAACGGGTGCAGCGAAGTCATCGCGACGATGCCGAACCCGCTGATCTGGTACGCCGGAGTGGTCGCGGTGCTCTACCTGGCGTACCGCTTCGTGGTATCCCGCGACTGGCGCTACGCCCTCGTGCTCACCGGCATCGCCGTCACGTACGTCCCCTGGCTGTTCCTGCCCTCGCGCACGGTGTTCCAGTTCTACACCGTGCTCATCCTGCCCTTCATGCTGCTGGCGCTGACGTTCGCGCTCAAGGACATCGCCGGGCCCCCGACAGCGGACACCTACCGCCGTCTGACGGGTCAGCGTCTGGTCCTGGTGTTCCTGGGGGTCGCGCTGGCGCTCTCGGCCTTCTGGTACCCGGTCATCTCGGCGGTCAACGTGCCGTACGACTTCTGGCACATGCACATGTGGCTCGACAGCTGGGTCTGA
- the rsmI gene encoding 16S rRNA (cytidine(1402)-2'-O)-methyltransferase, with protein MIILAATPIGNLGDASRRLVEALSEATVIAAEDTRTTQRLLAALGIANRPRLIALHDHNEKERAPELVELARDQDVLVLSDAGMPTVSDPGYGLVAAAAAAGVEVTAIPGPSAVVTALAVSGLPTDRFTFEGFVARKPGERAAAFRGLASEPRTMVFFEAPSRAAATLADMATAFGADRRAAVCRELTKLHEEVARGGLADLAAWAEAGVRGELVIVVEGAPAREVPFADAVTQVLGLVRDGTRLKAAAAEVSGETGHSSRELYQAALSARG; from the coding sequence GTGATCATCCTCGCGGCGACCCCGATCGGAAACCTCGGGGACGCGTCCCGCCGCCTCGTCGAAGCCCTCTCCGAGGCGACCGTCATCGCCGCCGAGGACACCCGTACGACGCAGCGGCTGCTGGCCGCCCTCGGCATCGCGAACCGCCCGCGACTGATCGCGCTCCACGACCACAACGAGAAGGAGCGGGCACCCGAGCTCGTCGAGCTCGCCCGCGACCAGGACGTGCTCGTGCTGAGCGACGCCGGCATGCCCACGGTGAGCGACCCCGGCTACGGCCTGGTCGCAGCGGCGGCCGCCGCGGGCGTCGAGGTGACCGCGATCCCCGGACCCAGCGCCGTCGTCACCGCGCTCGCCGTATCGGGGCTGCCGACCGACCGCTTCACGTTCGAAGGATTCGTGGCGCGCAAGCCGGGGGAGCGCGCCGCGGCCTTCCGGGGGCTCGCGTCCGAGCCCCGCACGATGGTCTTCTTCGAGGCGCCCTCGCGCGCGGCGGCGACGCTGGCCGACATGGCGACCGCCTTCGGCGCCGACCGTCGGGCCGCCGTCTGCCGTGAGCTGACGAAGCTTCACGAGGAGGTGGCGCGCGGCGGACTCGCCGACCTCGCCGCCTGGGCCGAGGCGGGCGTCCGCGGCGAGCTGGTGATCGTGGTCGAAGGCGCGCCCGCGCGCGAGGTGCCCTTCGCCGACGCCGTCACGCAGGTGCTCGGGCTCGTCCGCGACGGCACCCGGCTGAAGGCCGCCGCGGCCGAAGTGTCCGGTGAGACCGGACACTCCAGCCGCGAGCTGTATCAGGCCGCGCTGTCCGCACGCGGGTAG